In Streptomyces sp. NBC_00704, a genomic segment contains:
- the mmuM gene encoding homocysteine S-methyltransferase: MTSDAPSPLAEPSLAAALTAAAVVLDGGMSNQLESAGHDLSDELWSARLLAEQPEAVVEAHLAYFEAGANVAITSSYQATFEGFAKRGIDRDEAARLLTLSVELARQAARRAVAGGVTRPLWVAASVGPYGAMLADGSEYRGRYGLSVEELERFHRPRLEVLAGAAPDVFALETVPDTDEAEALLRAVRGLGVPAWLSYSIAGDRTRAGQPLEEAFALAADADEVIAVGVNCCAPEDVDAAVATATRVTGKPVVVYPNSGEAWDAEARAWNGRSSFLPGQVLGWRESGARLIGGCCRVGPGAIASIAETLSPA; encoded by the coding sequence ATGACCAGCGACGCCCCCTCCCCCCTCGCGGAGCCCTCCCTCGCCGCGGCGCTCACCGCCGCGGCCGTCGTCCTCGACGGCGGCATGTCGAACCAACTGGAGTCCGCCGGGCACGACCTGAGCGACGAGCTGTGGTCGGCACGGCTGCTCGCCGAACAGCCCGAAGCCGTCGTCGAGGCGCATCTCGCCTACTTCGAGGCCGGCGCGAACGTGGCGATCACCTCCAGCTACCAGGCCACGTTCGAGGGATTCGCGAAGCGCGGCATCGACCGCGACGAGGCGGCCCGGCTGCTCACGCTGAGCGTGGAACTGGCCCGGCAGGCGGCCCGGCGGGCAGTGGCCGGCGGGGTCACGCGTCCGCTGTGGGTGGCCGCGTCGGTCGGACCGTACGGCGCGATGCTCGCGGACGGCTCCGAGTACCGGGGGCGCTACGGCCTGAGCGTTGAGGAACTGGAGCGTTTCCACCGCCCCCGGCTCGAGGTGCTGGCCGGCGCCGCGCCCGACGTGTTCGCGCTGGAGACGGTTCCCGACACCGACGAGGCCGAGGCCCTGCTGCGCGCCGTGCGCGGACTCGGCGTGCCGGCCTGGCTCTCGTACTCGATCGCCGGAGACCGCACCCGCGCGGGGCAGCCGCTGGAGGAGGCGTTCGCCCTGGCGGCCGACGCGGACGAGGTGATCGCGGTCGGCGTGAACTGCTGCGCGCCCGAGGACGTCGACGCCGCCGTGGCGACCGCGACCCGGGTGACGGGCAAGCCCGTCGTCGTCTACCCGAACAGCGGCGAGGCCTGGGACGCGGAGGCCCGGGCCTGGAACGGCCGCTCCTCCTTCCTCCCCGGACAGGTGCTGGGCTGGCGGGAGTCGGGGGCCCGCCTCATCGGCGGCTGCTGCCGCGTCGGCCCCGGCGCGATCGCGTCGATCGCCGAGACGCTGTCCCCCGCATAG
- a CDS encoding autotransporter, whose product MRSPLHTSTAAAGALAAVAALLAVAPPAVAAGVRDVTADVLADRDVTLTGDSAVTVPAGTTTYGGVFRGQGTLTVRGGGTLVLSKDSDFTLPAARRRQVVRTQGGNHPYTTVGAPDPPAITVERGTTLQYGVGGATGLIGHFPYDTPGYRLNQLNIRVDGTLRLSLTRTFNIGTISGSGLVTQPRNMWGTLDLAGAHPFSGVIDNGTGTAAGRPEYPVSLPHARAILNQGSWIIDTPLNQTVTLRQNFYQRQYGSDVNVHTRPGSKVVLTGQYSYSDRGGDTAPSLSDPSLNWRAIPHRLNKRGTNIEGADVRWGDGTTHDIFMPGTRDTVYVNLHEASGRRSLLTFDYDGPVTLGAPIGGGRYHDTLAAPGAGDIVIAGTKGNDVTFAAAQYYDGSTTVQKGAILRLGSARGDGSLLTGTDRRRIVNDGTLVVHNTKKAVSLSRVGGGGSLVQSGAATTTLTGSAVTYTGTTTVERGTLALADGATLANSRAVRLTSAAARLDTGGSALRVTSALSGRGTVRGAVTNEGVVTGGLTVSGAYTQRDEGQLVLTTAPLKVSGKVTLAGGLDLSGARTAPAATGSAAPSAGAAAPRRTAAAPGEASGTAARDPLPAVTVLDHAGSTPVSGSFDGLREGAEVRLHETVYRITYKGGDGNDVVLTATAATPSADADGRESPGAVTAEAHGAGAGGSSAFGWWPYVLAAGLLGALLVPKTRRPRSEPRGRSGRHSAPRR is encoded by the coding sequence GTGCGCAGCCCACTTCACACCTCGACCGCGGCCGCCGGCGCCCTCGCAGCCGTCGCGGCCCTCCTCGCCGTCGCCCCTCCCGCCGTGGCCGCGGGCGTCCGCGACGTCACCGCCGACGTGCTGGCCGACCGGGACGTGACGCTCACCGGCGACTCCGCGGTGACCGTGCCCGCCGGGACGACGACGTACGGCGGCGTGTTCCGCGGCCAGGGAACGCTCACCGTCCGGGGCGGGGGGACGCTCGTGCTGAGCAAGGACAGCGACTTCACCCTGCCCGCCGCGCGCCGGCGGCAGGTGGTGCGCACGCAGGGCGGCAACCACCCGTACACCACGGTCGGCGCCCCCGACCCGCCGGCCATCACGGTGGAACGCGGGACGACCCTGCAGTACGGCGTCGGCGGGGCCACCGGGCTGATCGGGCACTTCCCCTACGACACTCCCGGCTACCGGCTCAACCAGCTCAACATCCGCGTCGACGGCACGCTCCGCCTGTCGCTGACCCGCACGTTCAACATCGGCACGATCAGCGGCTCGGGCCTGGTCACCCAGCCCCGCAACATGTGGGGCACCCTCGACCTGGCCGGCGCCCACCCCTTCTCCGGCGTCATCGACAACGGCACCGGCACGGCGGCCGGCCGGCCCGAGTACCCGGTGTCGCTGCCGCACGCCCGGGCGATCCTCAACCAGGGCTCCTGGATCATCGACACCCCGCTGAACCAGACGGTCACCCTGCGCCAGAACTTCTACCAACGGCAGTACGGCAGCGACGTCAACGTCCACACCCGGCCCGGCAGCAAGGTCGTCCTCACCGGCCAGTACAGCTACAGCGACCGGGGCGGCGACACCGCGCCCTCGCTCAGCGACCCGAGCCTCAACTGGCGCGCGATACCCCACCGGTTGAACAAGCGCGGCACGAACATCGAGGGCGCGGACGTGCGGTGGGGCGACGGCACCACGCACGACATCTTCATGCCGGGCACCCGGGACACCGTCTACGTCAACCTGCACGAGGCCTCCGGACGCCGGTCGCTGCTGACGTTCGACTACGACGGGCCGGTCACGCTGGGGGCGCCGATCGGCGGCGGCAGGTACCACGACACGCTGGCCGCGCCGGGCGCGGGCGACATCGTCATCGCCGGGACGAAGGGCAACGACGTCACCTTCGCCGCCGCGCAGTACTACGACGGTTCGACGACCGTGCAGAAGGGGGCGATCCTGCGCCTGGGGTCGGCGCGGGGGGACGGCTCCCTCCTCACCGGGACCGACCGGCGGCGGATCGTGAACGACGGCACGCTCGTCGTGCACAACACGAAGAAGGCGGTCTCCCTGTCCCGCGTCGGCGGCGGCGGCTCGCTCGTGCAGTCCGGGGCCGCGACGACGACCCTCACGGGATCCGCGGTGACCTACACCGGGACGACGACCGTCGAACGCGGAACCCTCGCGCTCGCCGACGGGGCGACGCTGGCCAACAGCAGGGCCGTCCGGCTGACGTCCGCGGCGGCACGGCTGGACACCGGCGGCTCGGCCCTGCGGGTGACGAGCGCGCTGAGCGGCAGGGGAACCGTGCGCGGCGCCGTGACGAACGAGGGCGTCGTCACCGGCGGCCTGACGGTGTCCGGCGCCTACACCCAGCGCGACGAGGGCCAACTGGTCCTGACGACCGCCCCCTTGAAGGTGTCGGGCAAGGTGACCCTGGCCGGCGGCCTCGACCTGTCCGGCGCACGGACCGCCCCGGCGGCGACCGGTTCCGCGGCCCCCTCCGCCGGCGCCGCCGCCCCACGACGCACCGCGGCCGCTCCCGGCGAGGCCTCCGGAACGGCGGCCCGCGACCCGCTGCCCGCCGTCACCGTCCTGGACCACGCCGGGAGCACACCCGTGAGCGGCTCCTTCGACGGCCTGCGCGAGGGCGCCGAGGTGAGACTCCACGAAACCGTCTACCGGATCACCTACAAGGGCGGCGACGGCAACGACGTCGTCCTGACGGCCACGGCCGCGACCCCGTCGGCGGACGCGGACGGGCGGGAGTCGCCGGGAGCGGTCACGGCCGAGGCGCACGGCGCCGGCGCGGGCGGTTCCTCAGCGTTCGGATGGTGGCCGTACGTCCTGGCGGCCGGGCTGCTCGGGGCACTGCTGGTCCCGAAGACCAGACGGCCCCGGAGCGAACCGCGCGGCAGGAGCGGCCGGCACTCCGCACCGAGGCGGTAG
- a CDS encoding RICIN domain-containing protein, producing MRRAYTALLALCLALIGAFATAGPAQAAPVTIANGVQFTDTSGDPVHAHGGGVLKVGSYYYWFGEDRNADNTFRYVDAYRSTDLKNWEFRNHVLTRSSASELATANIERPKVMYNAATGKFVMWMHKENGADYSEARAAVAVSDTVDGNYSWQGSFRPLGQHMSRDITVFVDTDGAGYMISAARENYDLQIYRLTADYTGIASLVADPWHGGHREAPALFKRNGVYFMLTSAATGWNPNQQQYATATSLAGPWTAMKDVGDATAYGSQTAYVLPVQGGSGTSYLYLGDRWGNSFGGTVNDSRYVWLPLAFPTSTSMSMSWTPEVTVDTAAGTVTGTSAVYNTLVARHSGRCADVTSQSVRAGAQIKQYDCNGGNNQRYWFKPVGGGYYQLVVRNSSLCVQENAGTVTQEDCGASVTAQQWSPVTSGSYVNLTSRATGKCLDVNGASTANGAAVITYTCNGGANQQWTRGT from the coding sequence ATGAGACGTGCGTACACGGCCCTGCTGGCCCTCTGCCTGGCGCTGATCGGCGCCTTCGCCACCGCGGGACCCGCCCAGGCGGCGCCCGTGACGATCGCCAACGGCGTCCAGTTCACCGACACTTCGGGTGATCCGGTGCACGCCCACGGCGGAGGCGTCCTCAAAGTCGGCTCCTACTACTACTGGTTCGGCGAGGACCGCAACGCCGACAACACCTTCCGGTACGTGGACGCCTACCGTTCCACCGACCTGAAGAACTGGGAGTTCCGCAACCACGTGCTCACCCGGTCGAGCGCCTCCGAGCTGGCCACCGCCAACATCGAGCGGCCGAAGGTGATGTACAACGCCGCCACCGGCAAGTTCGTGATGTGGATGCACAAGGAGAACGGCGCCGACTACAGCGAGGCCCGGGCGGCCGTCGCCGTGTCGGACACCGTCGACGGGAACTACAGCTGGCAGGGCAGCTTCCGCCCGCTCGGCCAGCACATGTCCCGGGACATCACGGTCTTCGTGGACACCGACGGAGCCGGGTACATGATCTCGGCCGCACGCGAGAACTACGACCTCCAGATCTACCGGCTGACGGCCGACTACACCGGCATCGCGAGCCTGGTCGCCGACCCCTGGCACGGCGGGCACCGGGAGGCGCCGGCCCTGTTCAAGCGCAACGGCGTGTACTTCATGCTCACCTCGGCCGCCACCGGCTGGAACCCCAACCAGCAGCAGTACGCGACGGCGACCTCCCTCGCCGGCCCCTGGACGGCCATGAAGGACGTCGGGGACGCGACCGCGTACGGCTCGCAGACCGCGTACGTCCTCCCCGTCCAGGGCGGCTCGGGCACCTCCTACCTCTACCTGGGCGACCGCTGGGGCAACTCCTTCGGCGGCACCGTCAACGACTCCCGCTACGTCTGGCTGCCGCTCGCGTTCCCCACATCCACCTCGATGTCGATGTCGTGGACTCCCGAGGTCACCGTCGACACGGCCGCCGGCACGGTCACCGGCACGAGCGCCGTGTACAACACGCTCGTCGCCCGGCACAGCGGCAGGTGCGCGGACGTCACCAGCCAGTCCGTGCGGGCGGGGGCCCAGATCAAGCAGTACGACTGCAACGGAGGGAACAACCAGAGGTACTGGTTCAAGCCCGTCGGCGGCGGCTACTACCAGTTGGTCGTCAGGAACAGCTCCCTGTGCGTGCAGGAGAACGCGGGCACCGTCACCCAGGAGGACTGCGGCGCGTCCGTCACCGCCCAGCAGTGGTCGCCGGTGACGTCCGGCAGCTATGTGAACCTCACGTCCCGCGCCACCGGAAAGTGCCTGGACGTGAACGGCGCGTCCACCGCCAACGGGGCCGCCGTCATCACGTACACGTGCAACGGCGGCGCCAACCAGCAGTGGACGCGCGGCACATGA
- a CDS encoding rhamnogalacturonan lyase B N-terminal domain-containing protein — MSGSDSPRQVRRRTFVLGAAAGSAALAGPLAVPAAAASFGYTDDGANYVVDTGAALVFKVSKTTGDLTSLVHRGVEYQGYGGKNSHIESGLGSSTVRISQSGATILVSVTHGTLKHYYAARSGENNVYLWTHKADASVSATRYIVRVRAGRFLNDEPDSYTYTTSTIEASDVFAKPDGQTRSKHYSRLRVMDYDYVGWASGGVGLWMVRSNHEKASGGPFYRSLLRHQSADGGGLYEILYYGQNQTEEQRFGLQGPYVIAFTDGGAPSSALFSRNLTTPWADSLGISGYVGAGGRGRVAGVGITGRDPAYPYTVGLANAAAQYWGSARASDGWFSIAGVLPGTYTLTVHKSELAVYSTRVTVSAGATTTLNSIAVPSSNDPSNARAIWRVNDWTGTPSGFKNADLMTYAHPSDVRAAPWTGNVVIGSGGETSSFPCYLWKDVNSGLLVHFRLTAAQAAAAHTLRIGVTTAYANGRPQVVVNDTWTSPVPSPPTQPNTRSLTNGSYRGNNHTFTYSVPASAWLTDTSRYNVLRINVVSGSGAAAYLSAGTAIDALDLLE; from the coding sequence ATGTCCGGATCCGACAGCCCCAGGCAGGTCCGACGCCGCACCTTCGTCCTCGGCGCCGCCGCCGGCTCGGCCGCGCTCGCCGGGCCGCTCGCCGTCCCGGCCGCCGCGGCGTCGTTCGGCTACACCGACGACGGCGCGAACTACGTCGTCGACACCGGCGCCGCCCTGGTCTTCAAGGTCAGCAAGACCACCGGCGACCTCACCTCGCTCGTCCACCGGGGCGTCGAGTACCAGGGCTACGGCGGCAAGAACTCGCACATCGAGTCGGGCCTCGGCAGCTCCACGGTGAGGATCTCCCAGTCCGGGGCGACGATCCTGGTCTCGGTCACGCACGGCACGCTCAAGCACTACTACGCGGCCCGCAGCGGTGAGAACAACGTCTACCTGTGGACCCACAAGGCCGACGCGTCCGTCTCCGCGACCCGGTACATCGTGCGGGTCAGGGCGGGCCGGTTCCTGAACGACGAGCCCGACTCGTACACCTACACGACCAGCACCATCGAGGCCTCCGACGTCTTCGCCAAGCCGGACGGCCAGACCCGCTCCAAGCACTACTCCCGGCTGCGGGTCATGGACTACGACTACGTCGGCTGGGCGAGCGGCGGCGTCGGCCTGTGGATGGTGCGCAGCAACCACGAGAAGGCCTCGGGCGGCCCCTTCTACCGCTCCCTCCTGCGCCACCAGAGCGCCGACGGCGGCGGGTTGTACGAGATCCTCTACTACGGCCAGAACCAGACCGAGGAGCAGCGTTTCGGGCTCCAGGGCCCCTACGTGATCGCCTTCACGGACGGCGGCGCGCCGTCCTCCGCGCTCTTCTCCCGGAACCTGACCACGCCCTGGGCCGACTCGCTCGGCATCTCCGGCTACGTCGGCGCGGGCGGGCGCGGCCGGGTCGCGGGCGTCGGCATCACCGGCCGGGACCCGGCGTATCCGTACACGGTGGGCCTGGCCAACGCGGCTGCGCAGTACTGGGGTTCGGCACGCGCCTCGGACGGCTGGTTCTCGATCGCCGGGGTGCTGCCGGGGACGTACACGCTCACCGTCCACAAGAGCGAGCTGGCCGTGTACAGCACGCGGGTGACCGTGTCCGCCGGCGCGACGACCACCCTGAACTCGATCGCCGTCCCGTCGTCGAACGACCCGAGCAACGCGCGCGCCATCTGGCGCGTCAACGACTGGACGGGCACACCGAGCGGCTTCAAGAACGCCGACCTGATGACGTACGCGCACCCCTCGGACGTACGGGCCGCTCCCTGGACCGGCAACGTCGTGATCGGCAGCGGCGGCGAGACCTCGTCCTTCCCCTGCTACCTCTGGAAGGACGTCAACAGCGGTCTGCTGGTCCACTTCCGGCTGACCGCGGCCCAGGCCGCCGCCGCGCACACCCTGCGCATCGGCGTGACGACGGCCTACGCCAACGGCCGGCCGCAGGTCGTCGTCAACGACACGTGGACCTCGCCCGTCCCCTCCCCGCCCACCCAGCCGAACACCCGGTCCCTGACGAACGGGTCCTACCGGGGGAACAACCACACGTTCACCTACAGCGTTCCGGCGAGTGCGTGGCTCACGGACACCAGCCGGTACAACGTGCTGCGGATCAACGTGGTGAGCGGTTCGGGGGCGGCCGCCTATCTCAGCGCGGGCACCGCGATCGACGCCCTCGACCTGCTGGAATGA
- a CDS encoding rhamnogalacturonan acetylesterase, with translation MRRFTLAALAALSLTAGLTSVPASARTGPASLPATARTGAPLGIDHCTATACHFDVPPGSYDVRVVLGGDAASSTAVTAETRRAVLPETAVPAGARTARTFTVDVRTPEGEPTGPDGAPGLDLALGGAAPALAGIRVTPARHARRIFLVGDSTVCDQPAEPYTGWGQQLPQYLRKGVSVANYADSGESTVTYLGNPQLWDTVRPLIRHGDLVLVQLAHNDKTTDETTYRTNLETLVAGVRQQGGRPVLVTPIVRRWFNADGTLNNPTALLVNGLGVDHPAVIRSVAAARGVPLIDLTAQTKALVESAGVEGSKALYLYNEKRDNTHTSPHGATVFAGLVRDGLVARHLVPKGAVRVG, from the coding sequence GTGAGACGTTTCACCCTGGCCGCACTGGCGGCGCTGTCCCTGACGGCCGGTCTGACGTCCGTCCCCGCGTCCGCCCGCACCGGTCCGGCGTCCCTCCCCGCCACCGCCCGCACCGGCGCGCCCCTCGGCATCGACCACTGCACCGCCACCGCATGCCACTTCGACGTCCCGCCCGGCTCCTACGACGTGCGGGTCGTCCTCGGCGGCGACGCCGCGTCGAGCACCGCCGTCACCGCGGAGACCCGGCGCGCCGTGCTGCCCGAGACCGCCGTCCCCGCCGGCGCCCGCACCGCGCGCACCTTCACGGTCGACGTCCGCACCCCCGAGGGCGAGCCGACGGGACCGGACGGCGCCCCCGGACTGGACCTGGCGCTCGGCGGCGCCGCGCCCGCACTGGCCGGCATCAGGGTCACTCCCGCCCGGCACGCGCGGCGGATCTTCCTCGTCGGCGACTCCACCGTGTGCGACCAGCCCGCGGAGCCCTACACCGGCTGGGGCCAGCAACTGCCGCAGTACCTGCGCAAGGGCGTCTCGGTCGCCAACTACGCCGATTCCGGGGAGAGTACGGTCACCTATCTGGGGAACCCACAACTGTGGGACACGGTCCGGCCGCTGATCCGCCACGGCGACCTCGTCCTGGTCCAGCTCGCCCACAACGACAAGACGACCGACGAGACGACGTACCGCACGAACCTCGAGACCCTGGTGGCGGGGGTGAGGCAGCAGGGCGGGCGACCGGTCCTGGTGACCCCCATCGTGCGCCGGTGGTTCAATGCCGACGGCACACTGAACAACCCGACGGCCCTGCTGGTCAACGGACTCGGCGTCGACCACCCGGCGGTCATCCGCTCGGTCGCCGCCGCGCGGGGCGTACCGCTGATCGACCTGACGGCACAGACCAAGGCGCTGGTGGAGTCCGCGGGCGTGGAGGGCTCCAAGGCGCTCTACCTCTACAACGAGAAGCGCGACAACACGCACACCTCCCCGCACGGCGCGACGGTCTTCGCGGGCCTGGTCCGCGACGGACTCGTCGCCCGGCACCTGGTGCCGAAGGGCGCCGTGCGCGTGGGATGA
- a CDS encoding DUF2264 domain-containing protein: MQLPPPDAARSPRTGYTRAHWEAAADALLAAVEPHATDDRALYHFPGSRTSWSGRLSDGLEGYARTLLLAAFRRDESALERYATGLAAGVTGVWPRIEDRSQPLVEAASIALALRLTRPLLWDRLDDGVRQRAAHWLGDALTAEPWPCNWELFPVTVGGFLAEIGHEPEASRKAIDRGLEHIEQWYAGDGWYTDGPGRAFDYYNGWAMHLYPVLHAWLADDPDLLARYGGRLRAHLGDYARLFGGDGAPLHQGRSLTYRFATTAPLWLGALTGHTPLPPGETRRLASGALKYFLERDAVDDRGLLTLGWHGPDESVLQGYSGPASPYWASKGFLGLLLPPDHPVWTAREEAGPAERESAVTPVAAPNWLLQSTRSDGLVRLHNHGSEDVRYDPFYTRFAYSTVTRPRVSPPDNSVTVGGDPHREGIVSLGVGAGWAASRHTRGSGATVTSLVVAEGAVEVRAHLVSGAPPGTPVQVTGWAPADGTDARSELVGVHELTGGSGPAGDCVLSGTVGEGPTLFVALARLTAEQDPRSLAHSVSVEVGQAADGDARDLTVRWPDGPEQRFRFRPTASDAGPEPGREPGPWSVAPR; encoded by the coding sequence ATGCAGCTCCCCCCGCCCGACGCCGCCCGCAGCCCCCGCACCGGATACACCCGGGCCCACTGGGAGGCGGCCGCCGACGCCCTGCTCGCCGCCGTGGAACCCCACGCCACCGACGACCGCGCCCTCTACCACTTCCCCGGCTCCCGGACGAGCTGGTCCGGACGCCTCTCCGACGGACTGGAGGGGTACGCCCGCACCCTCCTCCTGGCCGCCTTCCGCCGTGACGAGAGCGCGCTGGAGCGCTACGCGACCGGCCTCGCCGCCGGCGTGACCGGCGTCTGGCCCCGCATCGAGGACCGGAGCCAGCCCCTCGTCGAGGCCGCGTCGATCGCCCTCGCCCTGCGCCTGACCCGCCCCCTGCTCTGGGACCGCCTGGACGACGGCGTCCGGCAGCGCGCCGCGCACTGGCTCGGCGACGCGCTGACCGCCGAACCATGGCCCTGCAACTGGGAGTTGTTCCCGGTCACCGTGGGCGGCTTCCTGGCGGAGATCGGCCACGAGCCGGAGGCCTCCCGCAAGGCCATCGACCGCGGCCTGGAGCACATCGAGCAGTGGTACGCCGGCGACGGCTGGTACACCGACGGCCCCGGCCGCGCCTTCGACTACTACAACGGCTGGGCGATGCACCTCTACCCGGTCCTGCACGCCTGGCTGGCCGACGACCCCGACCTGCTCGCCCGTTACGGAGGCCGCCTCAGGGCGCATCTCGGCGACTACGCCCGCCTGTTCGGCGGCGACGGCGCGCCCCTGCACCAGGGCCGCTCCCTCACCTACCGGTTCGCCACCACCGCGCCGCTGTGGCTGGGCGCCCTGACCGGCCACACCCCGCTGCCGCCCGGCGAGACCCGCCGTCTGGCCTCGGGCGCGCTGAAGTACTTCCTGGAACGCGACGCGGTGGACGACCGGGGGCTGCTGACGCTCGGCTGGCACGGTCCCGACGAGTCGGTGCTACAGGGGTACTCCGGACCGGCCTCCCCCTACTGGGCGAGCAAGGGCTTCCTCGGCCTGCTGCTCCCGCCCGACCACCCGGTGTGGACGGCGCGCGAGGAAGCGGGGCCCGCGGAGCGGGAGAGCGCGGTCACGCCCGTCGCCGCCCCCAACTGGCTCCTCCAGTCGACACGTTCCGACGGTCTGGTGCGGCTGCACAACCACGGCTCGGAGGACGTCCGTTACGACCCCTTCTACACGCGCTTCGCCTACTCCACGGTCACCCGGCCCCGGGTCTCGCCGCCGGACAACTCCGTCACGGTCGGCGGCGACCCGCACCGCGAGGGCATCGTCTCCCTCGGCGTCGGCGCGGGCTGGGCGGCCTCCCGGCACACGCGGGGCTCCGGCGCCACGGTCACCAGCCTGGTGGTCGCCGAGGGGGCGGTGGAGGTCCGGGCCCACCTGGTGTCCGGCGCGCCCCCCGGGACGCCCGTGCAGGTCACGGGCTGGGCGCCCGCGGACGGCACGGACGCACGGTCCGAGCTGGTGGGCGTGCACGAGCTGACGGGCGGCTCCGGGCCCGCGGGCGACTGCGTGCTCTCGGGGACGGTGGGGGAGGGGCCGACGCTCTTCGTCGCGCTGGCCCGCCTCACCGCCGAGCAGGACCCCCGGTCCCTCGCGCACTCGGTGTCCGTGGAGGTGGGACAGGCCGCCGACGGCGACGCCCGGGATCTGACCGTCCGCTGGCCGGACGGCCCGGAGCAGCGGTTCCGTTTCCGGCCCACGGCCTCGGACGCGGGACCGGAACCGGGGCGGGAACCGGGGCCGTGGTCGGTGGCCCCGCGGTGA
- a CDS encoding VOC family protein, with translation MTSAFRHVTIDCSDAYALAGFWSEVLGRPRHEDDRPGDEEALIEDAGLLFVTVPEAKKGKNRIHFDLQPQDRTREEEVERLLALGAALVDDHRRPDGTGWAVLADPEGNEFCVERSAAERAAG, from the coding sequence ATGACTTCCGCCTTCCGGCACGTGACCATCGACTGCTCCGACGCCTACGCCCTCGCCGGCTTCTGGTCCGAGGTGCTGGGCCGGCCTCGCCACGAGGACGACCGGCCCGGCGACGAGGAGGCGCTCATCGAGGACGCGGGCCTGCTCTTCGTCACGGTGCCGGAGGCCAAGAAGGGGAAGAACCGCATCCACTTCGACCTTCAGCCGCAGGACCGCACCCGCGAGGAGGAGGTCGAGCGCCTGCTCGCCCTCGGAGCAGCCCTCGTCGACGACCACCGCAGACCGGACGGCACGGGATGGGCGGTCCTGGCCGACCCGGAGGGCAACGAGTTCTGCGTGGAGCGCAGCGCGGCGGAACGGGCGGCCGGCTGA
- a CDS encoding isocitrate lyase/PEP mutase family protein produces MPAPGATMSPFSALHHGDVPLLLPNAWDHASAVAMARQGFPAIGTTSLAAAAAAGLPDGTGATRDRTLELALTLGPQPFLLSVDAENGFSDDPDEVADFACRLAAAGVAGVNLEDGMGSVDRHAAKIEAVKAAAPGLFVNARTDTYWLGGHDEAETLSRLDAYQQAGADGVFVPGMADERRIAALVARLGVPLNVLYSPTGPTVARLASLGVARVSLGSLLYRRALGAALEALDEIGAGGRVSGRTPTYAQTLELAAPTPAER; encoded by the coding sequence ATGCCTGCACCCGGTGCGACCATGAGCCCCTTCTCCGCGCTTCACCACGGCGACGTCCCGCTCCTCCTGCCCAACGCCTGGGACCACGCCTCCGCGGTGGCCATGGCACGGCAGGGCTTCCCGGCGATCGGGACGACGAGTCTCGCGGCGGCCGCGGCGGCGGGCCTGCCGGACGGGACCGGCGCGACACGGGACCGGACGCTGGAACTGGCCTTGACGCTCGGTCCGCAGCCCTTCCTGCTGTCGGTCGACGCCGAGAACGGGTTCAGCGACGATCCGGACGAGGTGGCCGATTTCGCGTGCCGGCTGGCGGCCGCGGGCGTGGCCGGCGTCAACCTCGAGGACGGCATGGGCTCCGTCGACCGGCACGCCGCGAAGATCGAGGCCGTCAAAGCGGCCGCGCCCGGCCTCTTCGTCAACGCGCGCACGGACACGTACTGGCTCGGCGGACACGACGAGGCCGAGACGCTGTCCCGGCTCGACGCCTATCAACAGGCGGGCGCGGACGGGGTGTTCGTCCCCGGGATGGCGGACGAGCGGCGCATCGCCGCGCTCGTCGCCCGGCTCGGCGTCCCGCTCAACGTCCTCTACTCGCCGACCGGTCCCACCGTCGCCCGTCTCGCGAGCCTGGGCGTCGCCCGCGTCAGCCTCGGCTCGCTGCTCTACCGGCGGGCCCTCGGCGCCGCGCTGGAGGCGCTGGACGAGATCGGCGCGGGAGGACGGGTGAGCGGCCGTACGCCGACGTACGCGCAGACGCTGGAACTCGCCGCCCCCACGCCCGCGGAGCGCTGA
- a CDS encoding TetR/AcrR family transcriptional regulator, whose product MPRVGLTTDRLVEAAAELADEAGVENVSLSALARRFGVKDASLYSHVGSLRELRTRLALFVGAEMIDRIAAAVVGLAGKDALAAFAGAYRDYALRHPGRYAATQIRIDRELDRELTADSPALRRTGEITYGMLRGYGLDEPDLTDAVRLLRSTFHGYCLLEAGGGFGASRDVRRSWDKAIDALHTALTHWPRESETDG is encoded by the coding sequence ATGCCACGAGTCGGCCTGACCACCGACCGCCTCGTCGAGGCCGCCGCCGAGCTGGCCGACGAGGCCGGTGTCGAGAACGTCAGCCTCTCGGCGCTGGCCCGCCGGTTCGGAGTCAAGGACGCGAGCCTGTACTCCCACGTCGGCAGCCTGCGCGAACTGCGCACCCGGCTGGCGCTGTTCGTCGGCGCCGAGATGATCGACCGCATCGCCGCGGCCGTCGTCGGACTGGCCGGCAAGGACGCGCTGGCCGCCTTCGCCGGCGCCTACCGCGACTACGCCCTGCGGCACCCGGGCCGGTACGCCGCGACCCAGATCCGCATCGACCGGGAACTCGACCGGGAGCTGACCGCGGACTCCCCGGCCCTGCGGCGCACCGGCGAGATCACCTACGGCATGCTCCGCGGCTACGGCCTCGACGAGCCCGACCTCACCGACGCCGTCCGCCTGCTGCGCAGCACCTTCCACGGTTACTGCCTGCTGGAGGCGGGCGGCGGCTTCGGCGCGTCGCGGGACGTGCGGCGGTCGTGGGACAAGGCGATCGACGCACTGCACACGGCCCTCACCCACTGGCCACGGGAGAGCGAAACCGACGGATGA